One window from the genome of Osmerus eperlanus chromosome 1, fOsmEpe2.1, whole genome shotgun sequence encodes:
- the LOC134022956 gene encoding von Willebrand factor A domain-containing protein 1-like yields MEWIRFAYLVLGALMRPGNAHVSGPATVLNCCEGDILLLLDSSGSVSSYEFLRLLHFLSELLRPFSLGYGHVRVGLLQVGTEPHLEFGLDAYNSQTDLQGALLRTRQLQGDTNTEAALRQVQGVLTKAGGETKLPKVLLWLTDGVQPGNVNKLMAELRREGVVVLAVSTGHGNYQVLRNSVTPPIESHLHFIDIDDISIITDDLREAIIELIRAERLLVTQVTSSRAVLQWRPVLSTSTGYYHLRYTPVGKAESGDPQDDASSQYIPGDSSLVELTNLHPETTYAAFLTPEYNQEYLNTLTVSFTTLPDVLSPAVVLVSESGLDRVRVSWGPLQPNRIQRYRVEYGAIPSGQVQIVSLRGDINSTLLTGLQPGTQYLVTVSALYSTGTEKAMSARICTQEMRPALNDLKLIPVGPDTVQVEWHCQEEGLRGYWLNWQKSDTQSSSPLASSTLYLPPGSFSASLTRLAPSTRVCVSPVYNSGRGNGLCCTTHTHTAYRGNQ; encoded by the exons ATGGAGTGGATCCGATTTGCCTACCTGGTCCTTGGTGCTTTGATGCGACCAGGCAACGCACACGTTTCTGGACCTGCCACAG tgtTGAACTGCTGTGAAGGGGACATCCTGCTCTTGTTGGACTCCTCAGGAAGTGTGTCATCCTATGAATTCTTGCGCCTGCTTCACTTCCTGTCCGAGCTTCTCCGGCCCTTTTCTCTGGGGTATGGccacgtaagggtggggcttcTGCAGGTGGGCACAGAGCCACACCTAGAGTTTGGCCTGGATGCCTACAATTCCCAGACTGACCTACAGGGGGCCCTACTGAGGACCAGGCAGCTGCAGGGAGACACCAACACAGAGGCTGCCCTTCGACAGGTCCAGGGGGTGCTCACCAAGGCTGGGGGAGAAACAAAGCTTCCTAAGGTGCTGTTGTGGTTAACGGATGGAGTCCAGCCTGGAAATGTAAACAAACTAATGGCAGAGTTAAGGAGAGAAGGTGTGGTTGTGCTGGCTGTCTCTACGGGACACGGGAACTACCAGGTGCTCCGGAACTCTGTGACTCCGCCAATTGAGTCTCACCTCCACTTTATAGACATTGATGACATCAGCATCATTACTGACGACCTGAGGGAGGCCataattg AGCTTATTCGTGCTGAGCGACTTCTAGTCACCCAGGTAACCTCCagtagggctgtgctgcagtggCGCCCTGTCCTGAGCACCAGTACGGGCTACTACCATCTCCGGTACACCCCTGTAGGGAAGGCAGAAAGTGGAGACCCCCAGGACGATGCCAGCAGCCAGTACATCCCAGGGGACAGCAGCTTGGTGGAGCTGACCAACTTGCATCCAGAAACCACCTACGCAGCCTTTCTGACCCCTGAATACAATCAAGAGTACCTCAACACACTCACCGTCAGCTTCACCACCCTGccag acgTGTTGAGCCCTGCAGTGGTCTTGGTGTCAGAGTCTGGTCTTGACCGGGTGCGTGTGAGCTGGGGTCCCCTGCAGCCTAACAGAATCCAGAGGTACAGGGTGGAGTATGGAGCCATTCCCAGCGGACAGGTTCAGATAGTGAGCCTACGTGGAGATATTAACTCCACCCTGCTCACTGGCCTGCAGCCTGGCACTCAGTACTTGGTCACAGTCAGTGCCCTGTACTCTACCGGCACAGAGAAGGCTATGTCTGCCAGGATCTGCACGCAGGAAA TGCGTCCTGCCTTGAATGACCTCAAGCTGATCCCAGTGGGGCCTGACACGGTGCAAGTCGAATGGCATTGCCAGGAGGAGGGGCTTAGGGGCTACTGGCTGAACTGGCAGAAGAGTGATACTCAGAGCTCCTCCCCTCTAGCATCCTCCACCCTTTACCTGCCCCCTGGCTCCTTCTCTGCAAGCCTCACACGCCTGGCCCCCAGcactagagtgtgtgtttccccTGTTTACAACTCAGGCCGAGGGAATGGGTTGTGCtgtacaacacatacacacacag CTTACAGGGGCAATCAATAA